CACTCTAGAGTTGGTAAAGGGGTAATCACACCTCATCCAGGAAATTGATGGAGTCATTCCAAGCAGCAGGAATCAAGCACATCTACGCAGAGCGGCATAGACGTGCAGATTTTGGAGGGGGCCGAGCAAgaatcttttcttttgctggATTGTAATCCCACTATTTAGCTATTGGTTGGAAGATGACTGTCGAGGATTTTCCGCTTTTGTTATGAAAACAAGGGGCGCCCCCCTGgtgggttggggggggggggggggggggaagaggTTCACTATCAATGAGTGAAAACAGGGCCAAACGTCAAACGCAGCCTTCTTGGTCCCGCCGCCGCCGCCGTCTTCAACACTCATGTTTTTTGACGTGCTGTTACATTGGACCACCGACACATATAAATTAGCATATGACGACTGTTTGTGTATCAAAAAGTTACACAtaatacaagaagaaaggaagaggaAATAAATGCGGTGCGTGTTAATTTCATTTAAAAGTTTGTTAATTTTTCAGTTACTCTAAATAAAGAGGTATAGCTTTTTTATcatgtattttttaaaaaaaaattttaataaataagtCGAAATTTATGCCTAACCCCCACCATTTCTCGGTGATTTCCTTAAGAAAAAGGAGGTGGAAATAATTACACGAAGAAAgtaaaatagaaagaaaagaaaaaacaattaTGCACACGGAGTCCTCGACTTGATCAACTTGAGAGGTCCTTGACCTCCTCGAGACACTGGGGCCATTTGGATAccataatttggaaaaaaaaattcaaatattatcatacttgcatcataaatataaatttttattaattccCATATGAATcattcacaaaaagtgttacaggtgttattccaaataatctcctatcttTCTACCAAGATGATTTATTAGTTGTCATGATGCCAGACCAATGCAGGATCAAGAAGAGTTGTGATGGAACCAAGATCTGCATGATTACGATCATCATGCGAAAGCCATCTTGGACAAGAGTTGGGAGAAAAATGGTTGGCCTCAGCCTCATCATTGGTCTCAATGTTGGTACCCTGTGCCACTCCCGCGGTCCCAACCTCATCATTGGTCTCACCGTTGGTACCCTCTGCTACTCTCTCGATAAATTCGTGTTCGAATCCCCCGAAATCCGTGTTGAGAAAATCCAAAAGGAACTTGTCCTCGATTTCGAAATCCATCATGAAGCCCGATAAGTAGCCTTCTTCTCCGGGAAAAATTGGTAGTGATTCCTTTACCCCACCTGAAGGTGGCTCCGGACCAACGGTGTTGTTATGACCAGTAGGAGTTTTGTTGAAGTTGTTTTTGGCATCACTGCTGGGCGGTGGAGCTTGAGCTTTCACCGCCATAATAATACCACCTTGTTCTGCACCTGCAGAAGCTTGCAAGTGTGCGTTGATGAAAACTTTAGTGCACCTCCTAGCTTTGGTTCGGATCACAGGAGTACAGAAGGATCCAAGCTTTTCTGAATTTGGTGGTTTGTCAGCACTCGTTAAATTTTGCAGTACTGCTGATCTGGACCTAGTTGATGACGGTTTGCGTTTTGTGCTGGAGGAGCTAGCTAAGTGTTGGCCgtcttgaatttgaatttttttgacgATGTTGGTGTTCCAATAGTTCTTGATCTCATTGTCTGTTCGTCCCGGAAGCCTTCCAGCTATCAAAGACCACCTGCAAGACAACACTGATGACCCTTAACTAAAAGATAGGAATTAGGAACATAGGAATGCTGTAGATGTTGTGATTTCACTTCCGCATGATACACTTTCTCCCCCAAGTATAGAGCCCAATTTTTAGGAAATTGAAAGAATTTTATATACGTCCATGACTTTCAAAGATACAGCGTCTAAGAATCCTAAAAGCCTATACCTAACAACTGTCAAATCTCGACAAATTAGGTAGAAGTACGTGTTGGCCCATCTGCTGCACATCACGCAGAAAAAGGTATCGTTACCGGTGCCAGAATGCGAACAAAATGTAAAACGTACATATCagcctccttaggctccccCTCTACTAAATTAGGATAgaataggttatacaaatgtatcgttgctgaaaaaaaaaaaaaaaaaaaggtaagcaTGAATGGTGAAATGACAGGCCTGTTTCCAAGGAGCTTGTGTAGCCTGATTATGAGGTCCTCTTCATCATCGGTTATGTTTCCTCTCTTGATGTCAGGTCTAAGATAGTTCAACCAACGAAGTCTGCAACTCTTCCCGCATCTTTTGAGACCTAGTTTTTCGCCAGTTAATTTACACCGAGTAATACAAGACTTTAGCTTTTTTATTCCACTATAAACACTTATCAAGCACCTCAATCATCATGCACTTAATCTGATCAAAGTAACTGACCTGCTCGTTTGGCAAGACTTGTCCATTTTCCTGCGCCGTGGGACTGGACATAGTCTCTTAGCATTTTATCTTCCAATGGAGTCCAAGCCCCTCTGTTTAAGCCTTCCCTAGCACAACATGGGCGTCTCcccatctttctttctttccttcttgtGCGTGTATTTCGAAAGTTTGAACGACTATTACTGTGTCAATGGATTCTTGTGCCAAGAGAGACACGTGAGTGGCCTTGGGCACTGAATAAGATCGCGGGAGTGAGTATAGCTACTCGTTCTCCCGGAATGGTAGAGGAATGCGTGCACATTTATAGTGGTCTTTTTCATATGTATGGTTTGTAATACAAATCCTactcaaaccaaaaaaaaatatatatatatctatcaataagtcaaaatttaaaaaattcatcgAAAAATGATCGAATTACCAAATATATATCTAGAAATATCTCATGTTTTTTAAAACATCATTTGTTTTATGCAACACTTATTATGCATCTATAAAATTACTCGTTGTTGCATTTGAAATCGAAGCACAAGTTTGGGGTAGTAAGGATTTAAATGTTAAGTTTTGTTGTAAGAATTTGTGGGTGGGGGAAGAGGAAGATAATGTCAATAGAAGGGGAACATAATAGAATTTCCCAAACTTTTGGGGGCAGGTACACCTCCCCGGCCCGCCATCCGTTGCCAATGTTTTTGGAGGTTTACTTGTTAAGGAGACATCGtcatactctttttttttttttttttttttttttaaggagacATCGTCGTACGAGATTCTAAATTATTGCATAGCAGCAGCAGCGTACATTCCAAAAGTAAAGGTAGAAGGCTCAACACGGTTTCTGTGTCCGTATCCGATGGGCGGGACCAAGTGTTTTGATAATTTAACTGAGTACTTAAATTTAACCGACTCATGTACTATTAATAcattcctttaaaaaaaaaaaaagtattaatACATTCATGCGTATTTGATGATAAAAAAATAGTAcattaattttaattaattaagtagcaCATTAATAGtattaatacatttttttttgaaaaaaaagtattaattaatacttttttttaaaaaaaaagtattaatACATTCATGCGTATTTGATGATAAAAAAATAGTAcattaattttaattaattaagtagcaCTTACTTTCTTATGCAAAACTTactttaaaaaataagtgatatactattcatttatcacttaattcAAAATATGTCTAAATGTTAAAATTTTAGTACCacaaatttaataatttaatatattcaaattttagattttagattttaattttatcaaacactcagTAAACTATCCATCAAAGGCCATCAAAGATCATGTTTGATTTTATATGTATAGCGTACGTGATGAGAAGCTTTTGACAAGTaggataattttattattgttttttttaaagGCGAAAAATAGGATAGTTACTTACTCCTATATTTTGGATTATTACTCGTATTCGAACCCTGGTAGAGTGTAAACTCGAATCGAACAACAAGCAATTCATTGAAGTAGTAAAATTATCATTTTAAGAGAATTTTGTAGAAAATAAATAGACAAGGAAAACTCAAGGCTTTTATATGTAGTTAAATATTCGCACTATTTTTCATGAAGACAGACTTATTTTTATTCTCACCCACATTGAGGACAGTAAGTTAATATAGTTAAAATAATCATTTTGCTTAGTACTTTCCTCAAATATCCTTCAATTAATGCAAAATGACACATATTATACTATTCAAACGACTAACTCGAGTTACTAAATCTTTCCTAGAACTTATCATCGTTAATACCAAATGACAAATTAGTtgtcattttttaaaatcaaacaatacaaatatacaaataaattTATGAGACGGAAGAATTATGCGAAGATAAATAGTTTGGAACACCTGGGTTTGTCGATCCCTGAGGTGATACTACTTGTAACACCTTAGGTTCAGCGAATTGACCCAATAACTCTTTTCTAAACTAAAATCACGAGTTCAaaataattaacaaaaaaaaaatccgttAATAATTCAATCGGCCGAAACTCATACATCACTCATTTTCTTTCTCCACACATCCGATGCGGTACATCTCATAATTAAAAGGGACCGTATTCATCGTGTTGAAAGGTTCTCCCTCCCTTTGTCCATATTGTCAACATATAACAAATGCATGTGATTTTTTAGGTGGTCCTCGACTATTTCTTGTTCTTTAGGTGGTCCTCGACTAAAACAAATGAAGTGAACGGATTCTAGGATGCTCCTTTCGCGCACTATGAAGACGAGCATGATTGTACTAGATTTTTGTCCAGAATGCAAGCAAAAATGTCTTATGATCTTCCGAGACATATTTCTTTTAAGATTTTTTATGATCTAATACAAGATGACAAGTTTTCCTCAAGGAATCGTCAATTTCAAGCTGCAGAAATATTAAACACCATTATTTTAAATTGAtgaaattgaaaacaaaaaataagaaagtttCGGTCAAGTAGTGCATTGTCTCTACGTAATTCCTATGGACTCCATCCTGACTCTTATAATTTGGAATTATATCCTTCTGTTttaataatagagtaaattttatatacaccgACTGTATATATATTATCACCGTTGGATTCATGATATATATGTAAaagttaaatttaaattttatatagttgtcattcatcaaATGTAGATAATGTATATACTGTTAgtgtaagaaagattaatctttaaTTAAAAATGCATACCTTTATCTATGTAGATAGTTCTTGAAAATAAGTTGGAGTTGGAAGAACATTTCTTCAACAATAAATATTACCCTTCTTAAATTGTCAAATGTGAAATGCGTGCACTTGTTTCTCATTTCTGGACAGCACAGAATTAGCCAATCAGGCTCACGTTGGAGACCTCCTATTTTAGGTTAATATCACTggattgtctttttttttccgcCAGATATAATAGATTCTATTCTGCACCTACACCTATTCCTACTCTATACTAGGAGGAGGAGGGATCCAAAGGGTTAAGGGGAGGAGGGGGGAGCCTGGAGGGGACTGAACCATTACCCGTCTAGGCGAATAACTTTTCAAAAAATCATGAATTTTTAGAATGCAGACCAAAAATTTTGATCCTTTGACTTACATTCAAGCAGAGTTTTAAATCTCTTTTGGTAATCAATTATTCTCTAGGAGTAATTGGTCATCACTGGTTTGTCAATGTTGCTCTCTTTCAACTAATTTACAAGAAAGCTGCCAGCACCAAACAAACTTGTAAGGACAGGTGACATGCGTCCTGATGAACTAGTGAATAAAaccagtctttttttttttttgggtgggtaGAATTCTTAAAAGATAGGCAAGAATATATCTAATCCCCGAGGTTTCTGTCAAGCTCGCTTTTAAACAAGGGGATCCCTCTCAAACAATGTCACAGGTTTCATGATCCATGATTTATCGGTAGTGCATAGCACAGGTTCTGGTCTTGAATACAATGAATATCAAGCAAACCATTACAAGATTTTGCAATAGTAGAACAAGTTGGTTCGCCCTTCAACCAAATGGTGAACATGCAGAAAGAAACAGACTCAACATGGTCAATGAAAAAAATTAGAGGCCATCAAACTATTTATTGCCAAACAGATATGTGGTAAGCATCCAATTATACGTTATAAATAGCACAATTATAGAAAAAGATGGCAGCATATATGTGGAAGGAGGCTATCAAACAATTTTTTGCAATACACGCGTAAAACTTGTCCTATTGTCCTATTTTAgtctttaaaatataaaatttttcacTTTAGTATAAACATCGGTCAAAAATTTAACTAAATGGAATAATTTTATACCTTAGAAACTAAAGTATCCCACTTTAAAATTTAGGTATAAAAGCAGGAATTTGAGTATAGTTGAAAAGTACAAAGTGAAATTAACCTACATTCTTTGATACCCCGGCCAAGGATCCCAATCTGATTTTTGTTAGAAGATGCTATGGAGACAAAATTCACAAAGAATGCCAAGTTGGTAGGAGTATGTAGCAAAATACGATTGTATGTCCATGAAGTCAGAAATAACATCGAGGATAATTGAAGAAATGCTTCATACATAATAACCATATTGATGCTTAGTACTTACCATGCTTTAACAAATATTTGGCTGGATTGTTCACTAGTTGGTATAATTGTAAAGCTGGATTGCGGGACAAATCTCGTTTGGCAGTGAGCTTATCATTCTAGCTAGCTTGTAAGCTATAATTAGCTAAGCGTTTAGAAAAGGTTAAATAACCAGCTTCTGCCAGAGGAGTAGTTGCCCAGTAATACAGCTCCAAACTTCGACTCTGGCCATTGCTGCAATCGACAAGCTTGAGGGGGAAAATGTACTTATAGGTCATGGAATAAGCCCATTGGTTGCATGCAAATAGTATATTCTGCAAAACATTCGTTATTCTATTAAAAAATACAAGCCACTCTAATTTTTTCAACGATCATTACCTAAACTGTCTGCTTTagttttttatcctttttttttttttgcgtagTTGACTCTTCCCCTTCTCCTCTTTACCTCTTAAATCCTATCCCTCccttgctaaaaaaaaaaaaaccaaaaaaaaggtcttcttttattgtttcatactgaaagaaattaaaagtatATGCAGAAAAACTCATAATTATTGCATGTAAACGTAAATCACATGCATTATGCTAGAATTATCTACTTAGGCGTGATACACAGAGTGTGAGTTCACTATCTTTTCATTGTTGAGATTActtgatttcatccaaataGTAGTTAGccaatttttattaaatttatCATTATTAGACCAAATTAAAGATGGAGAAGCAATATGTTTAAAGCACAAAATTAATTCACGGTTCATCAAGTAGCTAGAGTGACCAAATAGCGAATTACTCTGGATGGATTTCTTTATTTTACGAAATAAATGGATCACATTAAGATCAAGAAATAGCTAACATATGTAGCATCTAATTAACCATAGGCTGCAAGTGAATAAAATTAAATACTTTCTAGTCTGTCCCTCCTTCTCAGATAAAATATCAACTACAAATTAAAGGGCTTGTCTATTTGATTGCCTTCAATGTTAGGGGAGAAACATCTTGAGAGAACC
This portion of the Coffea arabica cultivar ET-39 chromosome 2e, Coffea Arabica ET-39 HiFi, whole genome shotgun sequence genome encodes:
- the LOC113726198 gene encoding uncharacterized protein isoform X1 — its product is MGRRPCCAREGLNRGAWTPLEDKMLRDYVQSHGAGKWTSLAKRAGLKRCGKSCRLRWLNYLRPDIKRGNITDDEEDLIIRLHKLLGNRWSLIAGRLPGRTDNEIKNYWNTNIVKKIQIQDGQHLASSSSTKRKPSSTRSRSAVLQNLTSADKPPNSEKLGSFCTPVIRTKARRCTKVFINAHLQASAGAEQGGIIMAVKAQAPPPSSDAKNNFNKTPTGHNNTVGPEPPSGGVKESLPIFPGEEGYLSGFMMDFEIEDKFLLDFLNTDFGGFEHEFIERVAEGTNGETNDEVGTAGVAQGTNIETNDEAEANHFSPNSCPRWLSHDDRNHADLGSITTLLDPALVWHHDN
- the LOC113726198 gene encoding uncharacterized protein isoform X2; translation: MDKSCQTSRCGKSCRLRWLNYLRPDIKRGNITDDEEDLIIRLHKLLGNRWSLIAGRLPGRTDNEIKNYWNTNIVKKIQIQDGQHLASSSSTKRKPSSTRSRSAVLQNLTSADKPPNSEKLGSFCTPVIRTKARRCTKVFINAHLQASAGAEQGGIIMAVKAQAPPPSSDAKNNFNKTPTGHNNTVGPEPPSGGVKESLPIFPGEEGYLSGFMMDFEIEDKFLLDFLNTDFGGFEHEFIERVAEGTNGETNDEVGTAGVAQGTNIETNDEAEANHFSPNSCPRWLSHDDRNHADLGSITTLLDPALVWHHDN
- the LOC113726198 gene encoding uncharacterized protein isoform X3; translation: MCSRWANTYFYLICRDLTVVRWSLIAGRLPGRTDNEIKNYWNTNIVKKIQIQDGQHLASSSSTKRKPSSTRSRSAVLQNLTSADKPPNSEKLGSFCTPVIRTKARRCTKVFINAHLQASAGAEQGGIIMAVKAQAPPPSSDAKNNFNKTPTGHNNTVGPEPPSGGVKESLPIFPGEEGYLSGFMMDFEIEDKFLLDFLNTDFGGFEHEFIERVAEGTNGETNDEVGTAGVAQGTNIETNDEAEANHFSPNSCPRWLSHDDRNHADLGSITTLLDPALVWHHDN